A stretch of the Festucalex cinctus isolate MCC-2025b chromosome 20, RoL_Fcin_1.0, whole genome shotgun sequence genome encodes the following:
- the xkr9 gene encoding XK-related protein 9 yields MLPRDIRYTKRRWLLTFLGLLLYIGDIWTDVGLSIKYLLDGHYICSALTFSFILAGLLVTQIFSHAWYEDDLEDALMNPRGRASVSGMSKCRLVVFHLCGMGIFTRYYHLLRSGFKVVWLATGSLNEDEKKEAHHRLFCQATDLSMLKLFEAFLESAPQLLVQIYVVQYHGEASIVQYLSMVFSCFNIAWALVDYQRCLRRSLPHIQEMPSGLPTAIYLLYKLFTISSHILSYSLLLLVTPYCVIALVAILWLLGTMWSHLLRTNFCSTRIHEMVYRGVVGFILTFTFFNIKGKDTRIAMIVYYFLCTIISMTSPLLLALLKPEVQTATFFIVISGFIFSNSILGLVFLVLYYLHLHPREERREADEVDGSGKHAEATGRMLNFLKP; encoded by the exons ATGCTGCCAAGAGACATTCGATACACCAAACGGCGATGGCTTCTAACATTTCTTGGGCTTCTCCTTTACATCGGGGACATATGGACAGACGTGGGACTGTCCATAAAGTACCTCCTGGATGGACATTACATATGCTCGGCGTTGACGTTCTCCTTCATCCTGGCCGGGCTGCTGGTGACTCAGATTTTCAGTCACGCCTGGTACGAGGATGACCTCGAAGACGCGTTGATGAACCCTCGAGGACGAGCGAGCGTATCGGGGATGTCCAAGTGCAGACTTGTGGTCTTCCACTTGTGCGGCATGGGTATTTTCACGAG GTACTACCACCTCCTCAGAAGTGGCTTCAAAGTCGTCTGGCTCGCGACAGGTTCCCTTAACGAGGACGAGAAGAAGGAAGCGCACCACCGCCTGTTTTGCCAAGCCACCGACCTGAGCATGCTCAAACTCTTCGAGGCGTTCTTGGAAAGTGCCCCCCAACTCCTGGTGCAGATCTACGTAGTGCAGTACCACGGCGAGGCTTCAATCGTGCAAT ATTTGTCCATGGTCTTCTCCTGTTTTAACATCGCCTGGGCCCTGGTGGACTACCAACGGTGTCTACGCCGGTCGCTCCCCCACATCCAGGAGATGCCCTCCGGCTTACCCACCGCCATTTACCTTCTTTACAAACTGTTTACCATTAGCAGCCACATCCTCAGCTACAGCCTCCTTCTGCTAGTCACCCCCTACTGCGTGATAGCCTTGGTAGCCATTTTGTGGCTGCTGGGGACAATGTGGTCACACCTGCTTCGCACGAACTTCTGCTCCACCAGAATCCATGAGATGGTCTACCGCGGTGTGGTTGGGTTCATCCTGACATTCACCTTTTTTAACATCAAAGGAAAGGATACCAGGATAGCCATGATTGTATATTATTTCCTCTGTACGATTATTAGCATGACGTCACCACTGCTTCTGGCATTATTGAAGCCGGAGGTGCAGACAGCAACGTTCTTCATCGTGATCAGCGGGTTCATTTTTAGCAACTCCATACTGGGGCTGGTTTTCCTCGTGTTATACTACCTCCACCTGCACCCGAGAGAGGAGAGGCGGGAAGCCGACGAAGTGGACGGAAGTGGAAAGCATGCAGAGGCAACAGGCAGGATGCTGAACTTCCTGAAGCCTTAA
- the tram1 gene encoding translocating chain-associated membrane protein 1 codes for MGIRKKSTKSPPVMSHEFVIQNHADIVSCVAMVFLLGLMFEVTSKFAVLFITVQYNVTISTNGPEETAVNHFHHGIKDLATIFFYMLVAIIMHAIIQEYVLDKIIRKKHFSKTKHSKFNESGQLSAFYLFSSGWGASILLSENFLSNPSSLWEGYPHMLMPLQLKFYYICQIGYWLHALPELYFQKTKKEDIPRQLVYIFLYLVHIAGAYILNLNRLGLVLLVLHYFVELLFHVSRLVYFSNENRQLGFRVWAVLFVLGRLLTLSLTVLTVGFGLANADNQGFDLATGNFNILFIRITVLAGVCLTQAFMMWKFINFQLRRWREHSSVQTIKKKQGPSKSKAKKDKANGVNGVHSHADSPRSRKEKSS; via the exons ATGGGTATCCGGAAAAAGAGCACCAAGAGCCCGCCGGTGATGAGCCACGAATTCGTCATCCAGAACCATGCCGATATTGTGTCCTGCGTTGCTATGGTGTTCCTCCTCGGGCTCATGTTTGAG GTCACGTCCAAGTTTGCAGTGTTGTTCATCACTGTCCAGTACAACGTCACCATCTCAACAAATG gtcccgAGGAGACGGCCGTCAACCACTTCCACCACGGCATCAAAGACCTGGCCACCATCTTTTTCTACATGCTGGTGGCCATCATCATGCACGCCATCATCCAGGAGTACGTTCTGGAC AAAATCATTCGCAAGAAGCACTTCTCCAAAACCAAACACAGCAAGTTCAACGAGTCGGGCCAGCTCAGCGCTTTCTACTTGTTCTCGTCGGGCTGGGGAGCAAGCATCCTCCTCTCT GAGAACTTCCTGTCCAATCCCAGTTCACTGTGGGAAGGTTACCCACACATGCTGATGCC GCTGCAGTTGAAGTTCTACTACATCTGCCAGATTGGCTACTGGCTTCACGCGCTCCCTGAACTCTActtccagaagacaaaaaag GAGGACATTCCACGCCAGCTGGTGTACATTTTCCTGTACCTGGTCCACATCGCCGGCGCTTACATCCTCAA TCTGAACCGTCTGGGCCTGGTCCTGCTTGTGCTGCATTACTTTGTGGAGCTCCTCTTCCACGTTTCCCGCCTCGTCTACTTCAGTAACGAGAACAGACAACTGGG CTTCAGGGTGTGGGCCGTCCTATTCGTCCTCGGGCGTCTCCTCACGTTGTCCCTCACCGTCCTCACGGTGGGCTTCGGCCTCGCCAACGCAGACAACCAAGGCTTCGATTTGGCCACAGGCAACTTTAACATTCTTTTCATCAG gaTTACTGTGCTGGCCGGCGTGTGTCTGACACAGGCCTTCATGATGTGGAAATTTATCAACTTCCAGCTGCGCCGCTGGAGGGAGCACTCCTCAGTGCAGACTATCAAGAAGAAACAGGGACCCTCCAAGAGCAAAGCGAAGAAGGATAAAG CCAACGGTGTCAACGGCGTCCACTCTCACGCAGACTCTCCAAGATCCCGGAAAGAGAAGTCCTCTTAA